A genomic window from Sulfurimonas paralvinellae includes:
- a CDS encoding prephenate dehydrogenase gives MNVAIIGLGLMGGSLALSLKKLDFIDEIVGHDHNEQHQKDALALHLVEKIVSFDEVKNYDVIFLAIPVNGVIAALQDLKDINKNTTVIDLGSTKAKIVAAVPKEIRKNFVAAHPMTGTENFGPHAALEGLYEDKVVVLCDLEESGEHQREVARKIFKALKMKKYFMKSNEHDRHAAFISHMPHAISYSLANTVMRQEQKNNILALAAGGFRSMSRLAKSSPYMWEDIFRQNKENLLEAIDLFEKELDFMKECIKNDEWEKVHKEMADANKLHDILD, from the coding sequence GTGAATGTAGCAATTATAGGATTAGGGCTTATGGGTGGTTCTTTGGCACTGAGTCTCAAGAAACTTGACTTTATCGATGAGATTGTCGGTCATGACCATAATGAACAGCATCAAAAAGATGCACTTGCTTTACATCTTGTAGAAAAGATCGTCTCCTTTGATGAAGTCAAAAATTATGATGTCATCTTTTTAGCCATTCCTGTCAATGGTGTCATTGCCGCACTTCAAGATCTCAAAGATATCAACAAAAACACAACCGTCATAGATCTTGGCAGTACAAAAGCAAAAATAGTTGCCGCCGTACCAAAAGAGATACGTAAGAACTTCGTAGCCGCACATCCAATGACTGGAACAGAGAATTTTGGTCCTCACGCAGCATTGGAAGGCCTTTATGAAGATAAAGTCGTTGTACTATGTGATCTTGAAGAGAGCGGTGAGCACCAAAGAGAAGTCGCGCGTAAAATCTTCAAAGCACTGAAGATGAAAAAATACTTCATGAAATCAAATGAGCATGACAGACATGCGGCATTTATCTCACATATGCCTCACGCAATCTCCTATTCACTTGCAAATACCGTCATGCGACAAGAGCAAAAGAACAATATTTTAGCGCTTGCTGCCGGTGGATTCCGTTCTATGAGCCGCCTTGCTAAATCATCTCCTTACATGTGGGAAGATATTTTCAGACAAAACAAAGAGAACCTGCTCGAAGCAATTGATCTTTTTGAAAAAGAGCTCGATTTTATGAAAGAGTGCATCAAAAATGATGAGTGGGAGAAAGTACATAAGGAGATGGCAGACGCCAATAAGTTGCACGATATCCTAGATTAG
- a CDS encoding VWA domain-containing protein — MSFLHPEFLYYMLPPLFILFGLLLTQKEAQANFFSQEVIDRLRVSANTLTLKARNALFFLIGVLLVIALAGPVIKEGKIEIKAKSADIMIALDISDSMLATDVYPNRLKLAKQKALEFLRLAPNERIGVIAFAKNSYLVSPLSFDHDAVAFLLKNLDTTSITEQGTDLMSMLEVVDRSIKDETRRYILLLSDGGDDKDFSREIAYAKKHNITVFVLAIGTKKGAPIKLPNGEFIKQNGSIILTKLNENIADLATKTGGVYIEGVNANSDVKAMLREIETKAKKKERKSEEIEKYIPLFYYPVGLALLLLLIATSSMSKRKTVQVPSMFLLALVLFNAPNVKAGILDFKELNSAKKAYEQQNYQQSAKYFDEYAKKTHKDAAYYNAGNAFYKQKQYKKALQNYEKATFSNKIERAKNFANMGNAHARLGSEKELKAAIQSYEESLKLHEDKAVRENLEAVKKALQKKQQKKQQQNRDQKNKDQKNKQQNKKNEKNKNQQNKNENNKQNSKDNKQNQQNKQSEQNKKNEHKEKQNSQQNKQQQKENEKQKEKQERKSKQQSSDEKLNQQKNQEEQKKQNKEEKEKAKKEKQKLQELKSQKEDKNKKDKEQAHAAQMQQKMMKDKMSDAEEKKWLKALNQQQNSYLYMLNKEKPIKDNENEKPW; from the coding sequence ATGAGTTTTTTACATCCTGAATTCTTATACTATATGCTTCCGCCGCTTTTCATACTCTTTGGACTGCTGCTCACGCAGAAAGAGGCGCAGGCAAACTTTTTTTCTCAGGAAGTTATTGACAGGCTGCGTGTCAGTGCAAATACTTTGACGCTCAAGGCTAGAAACGCACTGTTTTTTCTCATTGGTGTTTTACTGGTTATCGCACTTGCAGGTCCGGTCATCAAAGAGGGCAAGATCGAGATCAAGGCAAAAAGTGCTGACATTATGATAGCGTTGGATATCTCTGATTCGATGCTTGCGACGGATGTCTATCCGAATCGTTTGAAGCTGGCAAAACAAAAAGCGCTGGAGTTTTTGCGACTGGCACCAAACGAACGCATAGGTGTCATAGCTTTTGCAAAGAACTCCTATCTTGTCTCTCCTCTTAGTTTTGACCATGATGCCGTAGCATTTTTGCTTAAAAATTTGGATACGACATCCATAACAGAGCAGGGAACAGATCTGATGTCCATGCTTGAGGTGGTTGACAGAAGTATTAAAGATGAGACGCGAAGATATATACTGCTGCTGAGTGACGGTGGTGATGATAAAGACTTCTCACGTGAGATAGCTTATGCGAAAAAGCATAACATAACTGTGTTTGTACTAGCAATAGGAACGAAAAAAGGAGCACCGATCAAGCTGCCTAACGGAGAGTTTATTAAACAAAACGGTTCTATTATTTTGACAAAATTAAATGAGAATATTGCTGACCTTGCAACAAAAACAGGCGGTGTTTATATAGAAGGTGTGAATGCCAACAGTGATGTCAAAGCGATGCTGCGTGAGATAGAGACAAAAGCGAAGAAAAAAGAGAGAAAATCTGAAGAGATTGAAAAATACATACCTCTTTTTTACTATCCTGTAGGGTTGGCACTTCTGTTGTTGCTGATTGCTACATCTTCAATGAGTAAGCGTAAAACGGTACAGGTGCCTTCCATGTTCCTTTTGGCTTTGGTGCTTTTCAATGCACCTAATGTCAAAGCGGGTATCTTGGATTTTAAAGAGTTAAACAGTGCCAAAAAAGCGTATGAGCAGCAAAACTATCAGCAGTCGGCGAAATATTTTGACGAATATGCGAAGAAAACCCATAAGGACGCTGCTTATTACAATGCAGGAAACGCTTTTTACAAGCAAAAACAATATAAAAAAGCACTGCAAAATTATGAAAAAGCGACGTTTAGTAATAAAATAGAGCGTGCCAAAAACTTTGCAAATATGGGGAATGCTCACGCAAGACTCGGCAGTGAAAAAGAGCTAAAAGCAGCGATACAATCTTATGAAGAGTCTTTGAAACTTCATGAAGACAAAGCGGTGCGTGAGAATCTCGAAGCTGTAAAAAAAGCGCTGCAGAAAAAACAACAAAAGAAACAGCAGCAAAATAGAGATCAAAAGAATAAAGATCAAAAAAATAAGCAGCAAAATAAAAAGAATGAGAAGAATAAAAATCAGCAAAACAAAAATGAGAACAACAAACAAAACAGTAAGGACAATAAACAAAATCAGCAAAACAAACAGAGTGAGCAAAATAAAAAGAATGAACACAAAGAGAAGCAAAATTCTCAGCAAAACAAGCAGCAGCAAAAAGAGAATGAGAAACAAAAAGAGAAACAAGAGAGAAAATCAAAACAGCAAAGTTCTGATGAAAAGCTGAATCAACAAAAGAATCAAGAAGAGCAGAAAAAACAGAACAAAGAAGAAAAAGAAAAAGCGAAGAAAGAAAAACAAAAACTTCAGGAGCTTAAAAGTCAAAAAGAAGATAAAAATAAAAAAGACAAAGAACAAGCTCACGCAGCACAAATGCAGCAAAAAATGATGAAAGATAAAATGAGCGATGCCGAAGAGAAAAAATGGCTCAAGGCATTGAATCAGCAGCAAAACTCCTATCTTTATATGCTCAACAAAGAAAAACCTATAAAGGATAATGAAAATGAAAAACCTTGGTAA
- a CDS encoding BatD family protein, with protein sequence MKMKNLGKKIFITFILFTTAVYASVTARVEPPVVHSGETATYILTISGEKVHKPVLNDICGNQILGTSSQTSIEMVNMDYKKSYVLSYEFAPQKSCTIEPVNVEVDGKTEKSNAVKVVVKPASQDKDAPFVLSLKPSKEELYVGEPFVLNLELKQSKNAAVVDSKFIEPDFKGFWIKAKSQATRQETPEYIITRASYKLAPQREGNLTIKPAQLRIATRINRRDMWGSFMPQVKWRNYYSNEVKIHAKPLPNGAKIVGDFTISVKADKTEITSNEAVNVTVTVKGEGNLEDIGTFKPYIDGVNVFDEKIEIHGDALTQKLAFVSDKDFTIPPFKLAFYDLKTKQVRQIKTEPIHIKVKGSANASSSLNIKKEEPKITIKKAKETSVPATQNSVNYIWLAVVFISGLVIGIALMFFKPFKIARKEKSFNIKDEKLLLLKLLPYKDEDEEVKKIVDILEGNLYGGKKEKIDKKLLKEIIKKYDIA encoded by the coding sequence ATGAAAATGAAAAACCTTGGTAAAAAAATATTTATAACATTTATACTTTTTACTACAGCTGTTTATGCTTCTGTAACAGCACGTGTTGAACCGCCTGTTGTGCACAGCGGTGAAACAGCTACATATATACTGACTATCAGCGGTGAAAAAGTACATAAACCGGTACTCAATGATATCTGTGGCAATCAAATACTTGGAACAAGCTCACAGACAAGCATCGAGATGGTCAATATGGACTACAAGAAAAGCTATGTACTCTCATATGAGTTCGCTCCACAAAAAAGCTGTACTATTGAGCCTGTAAATGTTGAGGTCGATGGCAAAACAGAAAAATCCAACGCAGTCAAAGTAGTTGTAAAACCTGCTTCACAGGATAAAGATGCGCCCTTTGTTCTCTCTTTAAAACCCTCTAAAGAAGAGCTGTATGTAGGAGAGCCGTTTGTGCTCAATCTTGAACTCAAACAAAGTAAAAATGCTGCTGTTGTTGATTCGAAATTCATAGAACCGGATTTCAAAGGTTTCTGGATAAAGGCAAAATCACAGGCAACAAGACAAGAGACACCGGAGTATATCATCACCCGTGCATCTTATAAACTCGCTCCCCAACGAGAAGGCAATTTAACAATAAAGCCTGCACAACTTCGAATCGCTACACGCATAAATCGTCGTGATATGTGGGGATCATTTATGCCTCAGGTAAAGTGGAGAAATTATTACTCTAATGAAGTGAAAATTCATGCCAAACCTCTGCCAAACGGTGCCAAAATCGTCGGTGATTTTACTATTAGTGTCAAAGCGGACAAAACAGAGATAACATCTAATGAGGCTGTTAATGTTACGGTAACAGTAAAAGGAGAAGGCAATCTTGAAGATATAGGCACGTTCAAGCCTTACATTGACGGCGTGAATGTCTTTGATGAAAAGATTGAAATTCACGGAGATGCTTTGACGCAAAAACTGGCTTTTGTCTCAGATAAAGATTTTACAATACCACCTTTTAAACTCGCTTTTTATGATCTCAAAACAAAACAGGTACGACAGATAAAAACAGAACCGATCCATATAAAAGTAAAAGGCTCTGCTAATGCGAGCAGTTCATTAAATATTAAAAAAGAAGAGCCGAAAATTACGATAAAAAAAGCTAAAGAAACTTCAGTACCGGCAACTCAAAATAGTGTAAATTATATATGGCTGGCTGTCGTTTTTATCTCTGGCCTTGTCATTGGTATTGCTCTTATGTTTTTCAAACCTTTTAAAATAGCAAGAAAAGAAAAAAGCTTCAATATAAAAGATGAAAAACTATTGCTTCTAAAACTATTGCCATATAAAGATGAAGATGAAGAAGTGAAAAAAATAGTAGATATTTTAGAAGGTAATTTATATGGCGGGAAAAAAGAAAAGATAGATAAAAAGCTCTTAAAAGAGATAATTAAGAAGTACGATATAGCCTAA